CTCAAGCCCCGGTATGGAAAGGCGCGACCCACCAAGTCAAGGCCGGCCTGGCCGATGACCTGACCCTGACCATGCCTAAAGGCCAGCTGAAAAAGCTCGCTGCCAGCATGACCATGAACCCGCAATTGGTAGCTCCAATCGCCAAGGGTGACGTGATCGGTAAAGTCGAAGTGAAGCTCGATGACAAGGTGGTGCACAGCGCCGACCTGATCGCACTGGACGCCGTTGACGAAGGTGGTATCTTCCGCCGCGTGTGGGATAGCATCCGTCTATTCTTCTACGGCTTGTTCAACTGATTGTGCGCACCTGCAAAGCCCCGCGTTGATCCAGCGCGGGGCTTTGCCCGTCGCCACGGCTTAGCGCTTACGAGGCTGTTCTGCCATGACCGATAAAGAAGTAGAAGTAAAGGCGCCAAAGATCGAATTCCCCAACGTGGACTATCCCGTCAAGGTGATCAGCGATACCGGTGTGGGCAACAAAGACACGATTCTCGAGATCGTGCGTAAACACGCGACGATCAACGACAACCGGGTGGACGAGCGTTTGAGCTCCAACGGTAAATACACCACGATCCAGTTGCACATCGTTGCGACCGGTCAAGACCAGCTCTACGACATCAACAGTGAACTGCGGGCCACCGGCTTCGTACACATGG
The window above is part of the Pseudomonas sp. KBS0710 genome. Proteins encoded here:
- a CDS encoding DUF493 domain-containing protein translates to MTDKEVEVKAPKIEFPNVDYPVKVISDTGVGNKDTILEIVRKHATINDNRVDERLSSNGKYTTIQLHIVATGQDQLYDINSELRATGFVHMVL